One part of the Chryseobacterium sp. 7 genome encodes these proteins:
- a CDS encoding universal stress protein has protein sequence MINIVLPVDFGDKTDQLVDGAIKFAKQLNGRIYLIHVAPSDIGFAIGDMGFQYFPEVEANEIREELVQLNKIEQRIIGHDIDCEHLLKQGLAKDIILEHAKAKNADYIVMGSHGRSGIYDVFVGSLTKGITKSSSIPVLVLPIHD, from the coding sequence ATGATAAATATTGTATTACCCGTAGATTTTGGGGACAAGACAGACCAGCTGGTAGACGGTGCCATAAAATTTGCAAAACAGCTTAATGGCAGAATTTACCTGATTCACGTAGCGCCATCAGATATAGGATTTGCTATTGGTGATATGGGATTTCAATATTTTCCGGAAGTGGAAGCCAATGAAATAAGAGAAGAACTGGTGCAGCTTAACAAAATTGAGCAAAGAATCATCGGACATGATATTGACTGCGAGCATCTTTTAAAACAGGGACTTGCCAAAGATATTATTCTGGAGCACGCAAAGGCAAAAAATGCAGATTATATTGTGATGGGATCACATGGCAGAAGTGGAATTTATGATGTATTCGTGGGAAGCTTAACCAAAGGAATCACAAAAAGTTCAAGCATTCCTGTGCTGGTACTTCCAATTCACGACTAA
- a CDS encoding DUF3109 family protein — protein sequence MIQIDDKLISEEIFSEEFVCNLTKCKGACCVEGDVGAPLDKNELEILDSIFDQIKPYLTQEGIKALEEQGTWTTDPHDGMYVTPMVEDRECAYVTFDEKGITKCGIEKAYEDGAVDWQKPISCHLYPIRVTEYSAFTALNYHEWNVCSDACTLGKELQVPVYKFLKTPLTRKYGEEFYTVLSEAAEEWKKEYGS from the coding sequence ATGATTCAGATAGACGATAAATTGATTTCCGAGGAAATTTTTTCCGAAGAATTTGTTTGCAACCTTACGAAATGCAAGGGTGCATGTTGTGTGGAAGGAGATGTAGGAGCTCCGTTGGACAAAAACGAGCTTGAGATATTGGACAGTATTTTTGATCAGATAAAACCTTACCTTACCCAGGAAGGCATCAAAGCCCTTGAAGAACAGGGTACATGGACTACTGATCCGCACGACGGAATGTATGTTACTCCTATGGTGGAGGACCGCGAATGCGCTTATGTGACGTTTGATGAAAAAGGAATTACCAAATGTGGTATAGAGAAAGCATATGAAGATGGTGCTGTAGACTGGCAGAAACCTATTTCATGCCACCTTTACCCCATTCGTGTTACGGAATATTCTGCATTTACCGCTCTGAATTATCATGAGTGGAATGTATGCAGTGATGCCTGTACACTTGGGAAAGAGCTTCAGGTTCCTGTTTACAAGTTTTTAAAAACTCCACTGACGAGAAAATACGGTGAAGAATTTTATACTGTTCTGAGCGAAGCCGCTGAAGAATGGAAAAAAGAATATGGTTCTTAA
- a CDS encoding DUF6341 family protein, whose product MTSFFLFLSKVFKWSFGFFDTFGNVLNWILFAVCCVLFTYWCYVLVVTLGGDKDKDYYSPTEGKHPYYDPNIYKKEG is encoded by the coding sequence ATGACGTCTTTCTTTCTATTCTTAAGCAAAGTTTTCAAATGGAGTTTCGGTTTCTTTGATACTTTCGGTAATGTTTTAAACTGGATTCTATTTGCAGTTTGCTGTGTATTATTTACTTATTGGTGCTATGTACTTGTAGTAACATTAGGTGGAGACAAAGATAAAGACTATTATTCTCCAACGGAAGGTAAGCACCCTTACTACGATCCGAATATCTACAAAAAAGAAGGTTAA
- a CDS encoding M16 family metallopeptidase has product MRKILSSLSVIFLMSVNGYGQNIPVDPSVRIGTLSNGMKYYIKKNALPEKKVEFRLAINAGSILEDENQRGLAHFMEHMNFNGTKNFPDNKLVDFLQSIGVKFGQHLNASTSFDETVYMLPVPLDKPGNLDAGLKVMEDWAFNATLSDKQINKERGVVLEELRLGLGPGKRMADKYLPKLLYKSQYAERLPIGKKEVLKDFKPDLIRQFHHDWYRPDLMAIVVVGDVNVDEIEKKIKDNFSKYKNPAKPKERKSFELPNHKEALVAIETDPDATGSGVQFVIKDSETYQPNVTVQQYDKSVVEGLVNMMLNSRLAELVNSNNPPFTYGSVYHGGTYARTKEAFQGSATTKDGDQLNALKVLLEEVERAKRFGFTQSELDRAKDQMLSSYEWAYNNKDKNESGDLVDGYVDNFLRQEPIPGITWGYDHIKKVLPAITLEQTNGIIKKLVKDDSRVIIITGPQKDNIKMPTEAMVLNTFDAVKMADLKPYEEKTKIESLIKPFKSEGKITKTETDTKLGTTTWTLNNGAKVTFKKTDFKDDEIVFSAISLGGVSVIPDADYNKTKFAFDALLEAGLAGLSQTDLTHYLAGKQVSAGSYIGGPTEGVSGTSSKKDLKTAMELIYACFTDLNYDPDAFNAYKSKKSATLTHVDSDPGYYFTNEYSKFINQKNPRFTSLEPTEKDWANTDYKMAYDIYRQKFANAGNFHFYFIGNIDEGQLKNEVLQYIASLPATGKSSTFKDTGYRPIEGGYTKVYKKGKEPKSLVTISYSGEAPYNEKEAFAISALGEVATIKILEKLREDESGIYGGGASGSFMKIPYSGYDFTVNFPCGPENVDKLTKSAIAELQKLIDKGPDQKDLDKYKEGEYNEYNTSLKNNSYWLQGISQNQVDGSDPYAILNYPDKVKALTVKDLQDVAKKYLSNGRSMAILMPEDGIANTPKATKTGTDTKK; this is encoded by the coding sequence ATGAGAAAAATATTATCTTCGCTTTCGGTCATCTTTCTGATGTCTGTTAATGGATATGGACAGAACATCCCTGTGGATCCTTCTGTAAGAATCGGAACACTATCCAACGGAATGAAGTACTATATCAAAAAAAATGCTTTACCAGAGAAAAAAGTAGAATTCCGTCTGGCGATCAATGCCGGATCTATTCTTGAAGACGAAAATCAAAGAGGATTGGCTCACTTTATGGAGCACATGAACTTCAACGGAACCAAAAATTTTCCAGATAATAAATTAGTAGACTTTTTACAATCCATAGGAGTCAAGTTCGGGCAGCACCTTAATGCTTCTACCAGCTTCGATGAAACGGTTTACATGCTTCCCGTTCCGTTGGATAAACCCGGAAATCTGGATGCCGGACTGAAAGTAATGGAAGACTGGGCATTTAATGCAACACTTTCAGACAAACAGATCAATAAAGAGAGAGGAGTGGTATTGGAAGAACTGAGGTTAGGTCTTGGGCCTGGCAAGAGAATGGCGGATAAATACCTTCCCAAGCTTTTATACAAATCTCAGTATGCAGAAAGACTTCCTATTGGAAAAAAAGAGGTGCTTAAAGATTTCAAACCGGATCTTATCAGGCAATTTCATCATGATTGGTACAGACCGGATCTCATGGCTATTGTAGTAGTAGGAGATGTGAATGTAGATGAAATTGAAAAAAAAATCAAAGATAATTTCAGCAAATATAAAAATCCTGCAAAACCTAAAGAAAGAAAATCTTTTGAGCTTCCCAATCATAAAGAAGCACTGGTAGCTATTGAGACAGACCCTGATGCTACAGGTTCCGGAGTGCAGTTCGTTATCAAAGATTCCGAAACCTACCAGCCGAATGTAACGGTTCAGCAGTATGATAAAAGTGTGGTGGAAGGCCTTGTGAATATGATGCTGAACAGCAGATTGGCAGAACTGGTAAACTCCAACAATCCACCTTTTACGTATGGTTCGGTGTACCATGGAGGAACCTATGCCAGAACTAAAGAAGCATTTCAGGGATCTGCCACTACAAAAGACGGTGATCAGCTGAATGCGCTGAAAGTTCTTTTGGAAGAAGTGGAAAGAGCAAAAAGATTCGGATTTACCCAATCTGAACTGGACAGAGCAAAAGACCAGATGCTTTCATCTTATGAATGGGCTTATAACAATAAAGATAAAAACGAAAGTGGTGATCTGGTAGATGGCTATGTCGATAATTTTTTGAGGCAGGAGCCAATTCCTGGGATTACCTGGGGATATGATCACATTAAAAAAGTTCTTCCAGCCATAACATTGGAACAAACCAATGGAATTATCAAAAAACTGGTAAAGGATGACAGCAGGGTCATCATTATTACAGGACCTCAAAAAGATAATATTAAAATGCCGACAGAGGCTATGGTTCTGAATACATTTGATGCCGTGAAAATGGCTGATCTTAAACCTTATGAAGAAAAAACCAAGATTGAAAGCTTAATAAAACCATTCAAATCCGAAGGGAAAATAACTAAAACGGAAACAGATACCAAATTAGGAACTACCACCTGGACACTAAATAATGGTGCTAAAGTAACCTTCAAAAAAACAGATTTTAAAGATGATGAAATTGTTTTTTCGGCCATAAGCCTCGGAGGTGTGTCTGTTATTCCGGATGCCGATTACAATAAAACAAAATTTGCTTTCGATGCTTTGCTGGAAGCTGGATTGGCAGGACTTTCCCAAACTGATCTTACCCATTATCTTGCAGGAAAACAGGTGAGTGCAGGCTCTTATATAGGTGGACCTACAGAAGGTGTCTCAGGAACGAGTTCGAAAAAAGATTTGAAAACGGCTATGGAATTAATTTATGCTTGTTTTACGGATTTAAATTACGATCCTGATGCATTCAATGCTTATAAATCAAAGAAATCTGCAACGTTGACTCATGTAGATTCAGATCCCGGATACTATTTTACGAATGAATATTCAAAATTTATCAATCAGAAAAATCCAAGATTTACCAGTCTTGAACCTACAGAAAAAGATTGGGCGAATACAGATTATAAAATGGCATATGATATCTACAGACAGAAATTTGCCAATGCAGGAAATTTTCACTTCTATTTTATAGGCAACATAGATGAGGGACAGCTTAAAAATGAAGTCCTGCAGTATATTGCATCACTTCCTGCAACAGGAAAATCATCTACCTTCAAAGATACAGGGTACAGACCTATAGAAGGAGGATATACAAAGGTTTACAAAAAAGGAAAAGAACCAAAGAGCCTTGTAACCATTTCTTACAGTGGAGAAGCTCCTTATAATGAGAAGGAAGCCTTTGCAATTTCAGCTTTAGGTGAAGTTGCTACCATTAAAATTCTTGAGAAATTAAGAGAAGATGAAAGTGGTATTTATGGAGGCGGAGCAAGTGGAAGCTTCATGAAAATTCCATATAGCGGTTATGATTTTACAGTTAATTTCCCCTGTGGCCCTGAAAATGTAGATAAACTTACAAAAAGTGCAATCGCTGAATTACAAAAACTGATAGACAAAGGCCCTGATCAGAAAGACCTTGATAAATATAAAGAAGGAGAATACAACGAATATAATACAAGCCTTAAAAACAACAGCTACTGGTTACAGGGTATTTCCCAAAACCAGGTGGATGGCAGTGATCCATATGCTATTCTGAATTACCCGGATAAAGTGAAGGCACTTACGGTAAAGGATCTTCAGGACGTTGCTAAAAAATATCTATCCAACGGAAGAAGTATGGCTATTTTAATGCCGGAAGATGGGATTGCAAATACCCCAAAAGCAACTAAAACAGGAACAGATACAAAAAAATAA
- a CDS encoding DUF6427 family protein, translating into MFKLLSKESNIFSIPVYIGFLLLVVIIFNILNFNTYEAIVAGITFLGIALGYFCFHSIALNYQTHLPLFLYTFFIFGLYPGNLDIGIAVSLLTNSFLILLLTSADEDIRKKSYVLVGAIVALNFIFLPTTWPMAVFVIIHVIATSARITLNLFRFLLGIVLITFSYFSVMYFVQFTSWNIDYFPFGKMKPVTDYTELLPLIPVVLMLIYAVYDHFKNYNKKSPISRYKYTFLLVFSVAQLISIILYMNKSYEYLLLLAFPSSIILSRMMRFLPKYWMREASVWLIIISLLTFKAGTVFDLF; encoded by the coding sequence ATGTTTAAATTACTTTCAAAAGAAAGCAATATTTTTTCAATACCTGTGTATATTGGTTTTCTTCTTTTAGTAGTCATAATATTTAACATACTGAATTTCAACACTTACGAAGCTATAGTTGCCGGAATAACTTTTCTGGGAATTGCTTTGGGATATTTTTGTTTTCACAGTATTGCTCTTAATTATCAGACCCATCTGCCTTTATTTTTATATACTTTTTTCATTTTCGGGCTGTATCCCGGAAATTTGGATATAGGAATTGCCGTTTCTCTGCTTACGAATTCTTTCTTGATCCTTCTTCTGACGAGTGCGGATGAAGATATCAGGAAGAAGTCATATGTACTGGTAGGAGCCATTGTGGCACTGAACTTTATTTTTCTTCCCACTACCTGGCCTATGGCTGTTTTTGTGATCATTCACGTGATTGCTACCTCTGCCAGAATCACATTGAACCTTTTTAGGTTTCTGCTGGGGATTGTTCTCATTACATTCAGTTATTTTTCTGTGATGTATTTCGTACAGTTTACTTCATGGAATATAGATTATTTCCCCTTTGGTAAGATGAAACCGGTAACGGATTACACGGAGCTTCTGCCGCTGATTCCTGTGGTTCTGATGCTTATTTACGCGGTATATGACCATTTTAAAAACTATAATAAGAAAAGCCCGATAAGCAGATACAAATATACCTTTCTGCTGGTCTTTTCTGTAGCACAGCTTATTTCCATTATCCTGTATATGAACAAAAGCTATGAATATCTGCTTCTTCTGGCATTTCCTTCAAGCATTATTCTAAGCAGAATGATGAGATTTTTACCAAAATACTGGATGCGTGAGGCCAGTGTATGGCTTATTATTATTAGTTTACTGACCTTTAAAGCAGGTACAGTTTTTGATTTATTTTAA
- a CDS encoding M16 family metallopeptidase, whose translation MKKVLSSFAVIFLMSANAFGQNIPVDPSVRIGTLSNGMKYYIKKNTLPEKKVDFRLAINAGSILEDENQRGLAHFMEHMNFNGTKNFPDNKLVDFLQSIGVKFGQHLNAYTSFDETVYMLPVPLDKPGNLDAGLKVMEDWAFNATLSDEQINKERGVVLEELRLGLGADKRMMDKYLPKLLYKSQYAERLPIGKKEILENFKPDVVRKFHQDWYRPDLMAIVVVGDINVDEIEKKIKDNFSKYKNPSKPRERKSFDLPNHKETLVAIETDPDATNSMVQFIMKDADSYTPDVTVQQYNQSLIENLSTTMLNNRLRELINSTNPPFTFGSVYHGGTYARSKEAFQGFAMVKEGNQLNALKVLLEEVERAKRFGFTQSELDRAKSQVLSNLERSYNNKDKTESGMLVEEYVRNFLEQEPIPGIAWEYEDTKSFLPSVTLAQTNEIIKKMVKDDSRVIVITGPKKDNVTMPTEAMVLNTFDAVKMADLKPYEEKETIKNLIKPFKSEGKIAKTETDAKLGTTTWTLSNGAKVTFKKTDFKDDEIVFTARSLGGTSLIPDADYNKTQFAFSALSEAGVGGFSKADLANYLAGKQVNVNPLIVPLYEGLSGRTTQKDLGTAMELVYAYFTSLNYNPASFNAYKEKQSAMLSNLLSNPQAYFSNEHAKFMNQKNPRFIGLFPLEKDWANTDYKKTYDIYKEKFANAGNFQFYFVGNIDEVKFKDQVLQYIASLPSSGKPAMFKDTGYRTITGDYTKVYKKGKDPKSMVSISYSGEAPYNEKDALALSALGEVATIKVIEKLREDESGIYGGGARGGMNKVPYGTYSFGINFPCGPENADKLTKSALAELQKLIDNGPEQKDLDKYKEGEYNDNKTELKDNMFWMNAIAKNQLDGSDKYDILNYQDKVKALTVKDLQDVAKKYLTKGRIVATLMPEDGWEKAKKDEPKKVETATVKAGAAN comes from the coding sequence ATGAAAAAAGTATTATCTTCATTTGCAGTCATTTTCCTGATGTCTGCGAACGCTTTTGGACAGAATATCCCAGTGGATCCGTCCGTAAGAATCGGTACCCTTTCCAACGGAATGAAGTACTACATCAAAAAGAACACTTTACCAGAAAAAAAAGTAGATTTCCGTCTGGCCATTAATGCCGGATCTATTCTTGAAGACGAAAATCAAAGAGGATTGGCCCACTTTATGGAGCACATGAACTTCAACGGAACCAAAAATTTTCCCGATAATAAACTAGTAGACTTTTTACAGTCTATCGGAGTAAAATTCGGGCAGCACCTTAATGCTTATACCAGTTTTGATGAAACCGTTTACATGCTTCCGGTTCCTTTGGATAAACCCGGAAATCTGGATGCCGGACTAAAAGTGATGGAAGACTGGGCATTTAATGCAACCCTTTCAGACGAACAGATCAATAAAGAAAGAGGAGTAGTACTGGAAGAACTGAGATTAGGTCTTGGAGCAGATAAAAGGATGATGGATAAATATCTTCCCAAGCTTTTATATAAGTCTCAATATGCAGAAAGGCTTCCGATCGGGAAAAAAGAAATACTGGAAAACTTTAAACCTGATGTAGTCAGAAAATTTCATCAGGATTGGTACAGACCGGATTTGATGGCAATTGTAGTAGTAGGAGACATCAATGTAGATGAAATTGAGAAAAAAATCAAAGATAATTTCAGCAAATATAAAAATCCTTCAAAACCCAGAGAAAGAAAATCTTTTGACCTTCCGAATCATAAAGAAACACTGGTAGCTATTGAAACAGATCCGGATGCTACCAACTCTATGGTGCAGTTCATCATGAAAGATGCAGATTCCTACACACCGGATGTAACGGTTCAGCAATACAATCAGAGCCTTATAGAAAATCTTTCAACCACGATGCTGAATAACAGGCTGAGAGAACTGATTAACTCTACCAACCCGCCTTTTACTTTCGGTTCCGTATACCATGGGGGAACTTATGCAAGAAGCAAAGAAGCTTTCCAGGGATTTGCCATGGTAAAGGAAGGAAATCAGCTGAATGCGCTGAAAGTTCTTTTGGAAGAAGTGGAAAGAGCAAAAAGATTCGGATTTACCCAGTCTGAATTGGACAGAGCAAAATCCCAGGTGCTTTCTAACCTTGAAAGATCTTATAACAATAAAGATAAAACAGAAAGCGGTATGCTGGTAGAGGAATATGTAAGAAACTTCCTGGAGCAGGAACCCATCCCCGGAATTGCATGGGAATATGAAGATACAAAATCTTTCCTGCCATCCGTTACCCTTGCACAAACCAATGAAATCATCAAAAAGATGGTAAAAGATGACAGCAGGGTGATTGTAATTACAGGGCCTAAAAAAGACAATGTAACCATGCCTACAGAAGCAATGGTTCTGAATACATTTGATGCGGTGAAAATGGCAGACCTTAAGCCTTATGAAGAAAAAGAAACCATCAAAAACTTAATAAAGCCTTTCAAATCTGAAGGAAAAATTGCCAAAACAGAAACAGATGCTAAATTAGGAACAACAACCTGGACATTAAGCAACGGAGCTAAAGTGACTTTCAAGAAAACTGATTTTAAAGATGACGAAATTGTATTTACAGCAAGAAGCTTAGGAGGAACTTCTCTTATTCCTGATGCTGATTACAACAAAACACAGTTTGCTTTCTCCGCACTGTCGGAAGCAGGAGTAGGAGGATTCTCCAAAGCAGATCTTGCCAATTATCTTGCGGGTAAGCAGGTAAACGTAAACCCTTTGATAGTGCCTCTTTATGAAGGGCTGTCCGGAAGAACCACTCAAAAGGATCTGGGAACTGCCATGGAACTCGTGTATGCTTATTTTACAAGCTTAAATTACAATCCGGCATCCTTTAATGCTTACAAAGAAAAGCAGTCGGCAATGCTAAGTAACCTGTTGTCAAATCCTCAGGCTTATTTCTCCAATGAGCACGCAAAATTCATGAATCAGAAAAATCCGAGATTCATCGGACTGTTTCCATTGGAAAAGGACTGGGCCAATACAGACTATAAAAAAACATATGATATCTATAAAGAGAAATTTGCCAATGCCGGAAACTTCCAGTTTTATTTTGTAGGAAATATAGATGAGGTCAAGTTTAAAGATCAGGTTCTGCAGTATATTGCAAGTCTTCCGTCATCAGGAAAGCCAGCCATGTTCAAAGATACAGGATACAGAACCATTACCGGAGATTATACCAAAGTGTACAAAAAAGGGAAAGATCCAAAGAGTATGGTTTCAATTTCATACAGTGGAGAAGCACCTTACAATGAAAAAGATGCCTTAGCATTATCTGCCCTTGGGGAAGTGGCTACCATTAAGGTAATAGAAAAATTAAGAGAAGATGAAAGCGGTATCTACGGCGGTGGTGCAAGAGGAGGAATGAACAAAGTACCCTACGGAACTTATAGTTTTGGAATCAACTTCCCGTGTGGTCCGGAAAATGCAGATAAACTAACAAAAAGTGCTCTTGCTGAGCTTCAGAAGCTTATTGACAATGGTCCTGAGCAGAAAGATCTTGATAAGTACAAAGAAGGAGAATACAATGATAATAAAACAGAACTTAAAGACAATATGTTCTGGATGAATGCTATTGCTAAAAACCAATTAGACGGAAGTGATAAATATGACATCCTTAATTATCAGGATAAAGTAAAAGCACTTACTGTAAAAGATCTTCAGGATGTTGCTAAAAAATACCTTACAAAAGGAAGAATTGTAGCAACACTAATGCCGGAAGACGGCTGGGAAAAAGCTAAAAAAGATGAACCTAAAAAAGTAGAAACTGCGACTGTAAAAGCAGGAGCTGCTAATTAA
- a CDS encoding fumarylacetoacetate hydrolase family protein, with amino-acid sequence MKIICIGRNYSEHAKELGNEIPENPVIFMKPDTAVLKGNDFYIPEFSNDIHYELEVVLKISKGGKYIQKEAANKHYEEIGLGIDFTARDLQSELKSKGLPWELAKGFDGSAVVSSFFKKENFSLDNLRFSLLKNKDKVQDGNTKDMMFNFDDIIAFASQYFTLRVGDLIFTGTPKGVGKVDEDDILEAYLEDEKILDIRIL; translated from the coding sequence ATGAAAATCATCTGCATAGGAAGAAATTACAGTGAGCATGCGAAAGAATTAGGAAACGAAATTCCTGAGAATCCTGTTATTTTTATGAAACCGGATACTGCCGTTCTAAAGGGGAATGATTTCTACATTCCTGAATTTTCGAACGACATTCATTACGAACTGGAAGTGGTATTAAAAATTTCCAAGGGTGGAAAATATATTCAGAAAGAAGCAGCCAATAAACATTATGAAGAAATAGGGCTGGGAATAGATTTCACGGCCAGAGATCTTCAGAGTGAATTAAAATCAAAAGGTCTTCCGTGGGAGCTTGCCAAAGGTTTTGACGGTTCTGCTGTGGTAAGCAGTTTCTTCAAAAAAGAGAATTTCAGTCTTGATAACCTTCGGTTTTCATTGTTAAAAAATAAGGATAAAGTGCAGGATGGCAATACCAAGGATATGATGTTCAATTTTGATGATATCATTGCTTTTGCTTCTCAGTATTTTACACTAAGAGTAGGTGACCTTATCTTCACAGGAACACCAAAAGGAGTTGGAAAAGTAGATGAGGATGATATTTTGGAAGCTTATCTTGAAGATGAAAAAATCCTTGATATCCGAATATTATAA
- a CDS encoding trigger factor has translation MKVTAQNHDDVSALLTVTLEKSDYKEKVEKQLINYAKNAQVPGFRKGKVPLSMVKKQYEAGIAFEEINRQVSDALNNYVNENKLRLVGQPVPQPVNELDYNADQLEVAFEVGYEPEFTIDLAKYEAPHYKVEASEKEISKSIENMQKRFAEQVPQDKITKDSYIALEVSQVVEEDAEGEHHHHPKNLTITAENKEAFKLVKGLKMEGSVKVTKETLAGDEELAKELGFSKEEVEHLHHNELEVKVKDFYSLNLAELNQELFDKVYGEGNIKSEDELKDKVKTELDEYFQQNADVHFVNKVLEQVTEKEEVKLPETFLVKWLLFSNQNIQSEVQAKEILEAEKNQLRYQIIEGKLMTDNEINLDYADVLAQAEQLVKNQLAIYGIHHLGDEEIQKYAVEMLKDQEQVRQISSEVAMAKLKDVILEKASKKETKISHDEFLEELKK, from the coding sequence ATGAAGGTTACCGCACAAAACCATGATGACGTAAGTGCATTGCTTACAGTAACATTGGAAAAATCTGACTACAAAGAAAAAGTAGAGAAGCAGTTGATTAATTATGCTAAAAATGCGCAAGTTCCTGGATTCAGAAAAGGGAAAGTGCCTTTGAGTATGGTTAAAAAACAATATGAAGCAGGTATTGCATTTGAAGAAATCAACAGACAAGTTTCTGATGCTTTAAACAACTATGTTAATGAAAATAAACTAAGATTAGTTGGTCAGCCTGTTCCTCAGCCAGTAAACGAATTGGATTACAATGCTGATCAGTTAGAAGTTGCTTTCGAAGTAGGATATGAGCCTGAATTCACTATAGATTTAGCTAAATATGAAGCTCCTCATTACAAAGTAGAAGCTTCTGAAAAAGAAATCAGCAAGAGTATTGAAAACATGCAGAAGCGTTTCGCAGAGCAGGTTCCTCAAGATAAAATCACTAAAGATTCTTACATTGCTTTAGAAGTTTCTCAGGTTGTGGAAGAAGATGCTGAAGGAGAGCACCACCACCACCCAAAAAACCTTACCATTACCGCTGAAAACAAAGAAGCTTTCAAATTGGTAAAAGGTTTGAAAATGGAAGGTTCTGTAAAAGTAACAAAAGAAACTCTTGCAGGTGACGAAGAACTAGCTAAAGAATTAGGATTCAGCAAAGAAGAAGTAGAGCACCTACACCACAATGAATTAGAAGTAAAAGTAAAAGATTTCTATTCATTAAACTTAGCTGAGCTTAACCAGGAGTTATTCGACAAAGTATACGGAGAAGGAAACATTAAGTCTGAAGATGAACTTAAAGATAAAGTGAAAACTGAATTAGACGAGTACTTCCAGCAAAATGCTGATGTTCACTTTGTGAATAAGGTATTAGAGCAGGTAACTGAGAAAGAAGAAGTAAAACTTCCTGAAACATTCCTTGTGAAGTGGTTATTATTCTCTAACCAGAACATCCAGTCTGAAGTACAGGCTAAAGAAATTCTTGAAGCTGAGAAAAACCAGTTGAGATACCAGATCATTGAAGGTAAATTGATGACTGATAACGAAATCAACCTGGATTATGCTGATGTATTGGCTCAGGCTGAGCAGTTGGTGAAAAACCAATTGGCAATCTACGGAATCCACCACCTGGGTGATGAAGAAATCCAGAAATATGCTGTTGAAATGTTGAAAGACCAGGAGCAGGTAAGACAAATTTCTTCTGAAGTAGCTATGGCTAAATTGAAAGATGTAATTCTTGAAAAAGCCAGCAAAAAAGAAACTAAAATTTCTCACGACGAATTTTTAGAAGAACTTAAGAAATAA